In a genomic window of uncultured Flavobacterium sp.:
- a CDS encoding DUF1837 domain-containing protein, whose translation MNAKKTIVNFEVLFDDSFIKLKTDSALNPIDKKQVLSIINDYADGKWRYKQFQDFIWDNIAETALSYKERLALIDRSHSSLTEAAKKLRLTDLLKDQDGQGSELAEIVLYGIMKHHYNAMPVVPKIFYKQNPQDNAKGADSVHIVEEGETFSVWFGEAKFYNSIEDERLYSIVNSVENSLQTEKLEKENSIITSISDLKDFLNGKENLYNEISKLLSYGTSIDLLKPKLHIPILLLHECKVTATNNELSQAYKDEIIDFHKERAESYFKKQINKVGKSIFKYSEIHFHLILFPIPKKEPIIESFVDNVVHYKKQDN comes from the coding sequence ATGAATGCAAAAAAAACCATTGTCAATTTCGAAGTTTTATTTGACGATTCATTTATCAAACTAAAGACAGATTCCGCTTTAAATCCTATAGATAAAAAACAAGTATTAAGCATAATAAATGATTATGCAGATGGTAAATGGAGATACAAACAGTTTCAAGACTTTATATGGGACAATATTGCAGAAACAGCATTATCATACAAAGAAAGACTTGCTCTTATTGACAGATCACATTCTAGTCTGACTGAAGCTGCTAAAAAATTACGCTTAACAGATTTACTAAAAGACCAAGACGGTCAAGGAAGCGAATTAGCAGAAATAGTACTTTATGGAATAATGAAGCATCACTATAATGCAATGCCTGTCGTCCCTAAAATATTCTATAAGCAAAACCCACAAGACAATGCAAAAGGTGCCGACAGCGTACATATTGTGGAAGAAGGCGAAACTTTTTCTGTTTGGTTTGGAGAGGCAAAATTTTATAATAGTATAGAAGATGAAAGATTATATTCTATTGTTAATTCTGTTGAAAATTCACTACAAACTGAAAAATTAGAAAAAGAAAATAGCATCATAACTAGTATTAGTGATTTAAAAGATTTTTTAAATGGTAAAGAAAATTTATATAATGAAATCTCAAAATTATTGTCTTACGGCACTTCAATAGATTTGCTAAAACCTAAATTACACATTCCGATACTTTTACTACATGAATGCAAAGTTACAGCTACCAATAATGAATTATCTCAAGCATATAAAGATGAGATCATTGATTTTCACAAAGAAAGAGCAGAGTCCTATTTCAAGAAACAGATTAATAAAGTTGGTAAATCTATTTTTAAATATTCTGAAATACATTTTCATCTTATACTCTTCCCAATACCTAAGAAAGAACCAATTATCGAATCATTTGTAGATAATGTCGTTCATTACAAAAAACAAGACAATTAA
- a CDS encoding C1 family peptidase, producing MSTFSFKSVLAASVFFAGATGCFAQDILVNSLKLNASEKSKEAFKFTEQINLGTTSVKTQGSSGTCWSYSTNSFLESEMIRLGKQPVELSQIYSARNVYVEKGVNYVRMHGAVTLGDGGALHDVINMYKKYGTVPREVYTGLNYGTDKNKFGEMSALIEGVLAAVVKNPNGELTPNWQKAYAAVIDSYLGKVPENFTYKGKNYTPQTFAKEVVGINPDEYIEMSSFTTSPYYQKTTMMVPDNWSFDQVYNVKVNDMTDVIDNALKKGYTVAWATDVSEKSFSWKNGVAYVPTKKFDDMTAEEKADMFNGPKAEPEITPEMRQAAFDNYATTDDHGMHIIGLAKDQTGKEYYIVKNSWGETNDYKGFLFVTKNFVKYKTTALMVNKGGIPTDIAKKLGV from the coding sequence ATGAGTACATTTTCATTCAAATCAGTACTTGCGGCTTCTGTTTTTTTTGCTGGAGCAACAGGCTGTTTTGCACAGGACATTTTAGTAAACTCACTAAAACTGAATGCAAGCGAAAAAAGTAAAGAAGCTTTTAAATTTACAGAGCAAATTAATCTGGGAACAACTTCTGTAAAAACACAAGGATCTTCTGGAACTTGTTGGAGTTATTCTACAAATTCTTTTTTAGAGTCAGAAATGATTCGTTTAGGAAAACAACCAGTTGAATTGTCACAAATTTATTCGGCTAGAAATGTTTATGTAGAAAAAGGTGTAAATTATGTTCGTATGCACGGAGCAGTTACTTTAGGTGACGGTGGAGCTTTGCATGATGTAATTAATATGTATAAAAAATACGGAACCGTTCCTAGAGAAGTTTATACAGGATTAAACTACGGAACAGACAAAAATAAATTTGGCGAAATGTCAGCTCTTATCGAAGGAGTTTTGGCTGCTGTTGTAAAAAATCCAAATGGAGAATTGACTCCAAACTGGCAAAAAGCATATGCTGCAGTTATCGATTCTTATTTAGGAAAAGTGCCGGAAAACTTTACATACAAAGGAAAAAACTATACACCACAAACTTTTGCTAAAGAAGTAGTAGGAATCAATCCTGATGAATATATCGAAATGTCATCATTTACAACTTCTCCATATTACCAAAAAACAACTATGATGGTGCCGGACAACTGGTCATTTGATCAGGTTTACAATGTAAAAGTAAATGACATGACTGATGTTATTGACAATGCATTGAAAAAAGGATACACTGTAGCTTGGGCAACTGACGTAAGTGAAAAAAGCTTTAGCTGGAAAAACGGTGTAGCTTATGTACCAACAAAGAAATTTGATGATATGACTGCCGAAGAAAAAGCAGATATGTTCAACGGACCAAAAGCAGAACCAGAAATCACTCCGGAAATGCGTCAGGCTGCGTTTGATAACTACGCAACAACAGACGATCACGGAATGCATATTATTGGTCTTGCAAAAGATCAAACCGGAAAAGAATATTACATCGTAAAAAATTCTTGGGGAGAAACAAACGACTACAAAGGTTTCTTGTTTGTAACCAAAAATTTCGTAAAATATAAAACTACTGCCTTAATGGTAAACAAAGGCGGAATTCCAACAGATATCGCTAAGAAATTAGGAGTTTAA
- a CDS encoding helix-turn-helix transcriptional regulator, which yields MSTLTKPNHIGRKISRIRELRDMKQEALAQALGISQQTVSAIENSETIDEEKLKAIAEILGVSVEGIKNFSEEAVLNVIGNTYQDNGIVNAGLNYNCSFNPLDKVVELYERLVLAEKEKVEYLEKLLKGK from the coding sequence ATGAGCACACTAACAAAACCAAATCATATAGGGCGAAAAATTAGCCGTATTCGTGAACTTCGTGATATGAAACAGGAAGCATTGGCACAAGCTTTAGGAATTAGCCAACAAACGGTTTCGGCTATTGAAAACAGCGAAACAATAGATGAGGAAAAACTGAAGGCAATTGCCGAAATTTTAGGCGTGTCTGTTGAAGGAATTAAGAATTTTTCTGAAGAAGCGGTTTTAAATGTTATTGGAAATACTTACCAAGATAATGGAATTGTTAATGCTGGACTTAATTACAATTGCAGTTTCAATCCTCTTGATAAAGTTGTGGAACTTTATGAGCGTTTGGTTTTGGCTGAAAAAGAGAAAGTTGAATATCTGGAGAAGTTGTTGAAAGGAAAATAA
- a CDS encoding DEAD/DEAH box helicase encodes MEIFEVCRTVNDFLSENKESEARNELIKLLDHHEKENIPYSELVNHLIKETGLYPYLDLETANWKDRFVYEAFKVDTGEEETLTLHREQSNLLKKLINGESVAVSAPTSFGKSFVIDAYISINKPANVVIIVPTIALTDETRRRLYKKFANEYKIITTTEVELADKNIFIFPQERAINYVDKIKELDILIIDEFYKASSNFDKERSPTLIKAILKLGKIAKQRYFLAPNISNLQKNPFTEGMEFYPLDFNTVYLEKFEYFNEINNDDELKSKKLLEILELKSTKSLIYAGTYTNIEKVSNLLLTSSAERDRPILNDFSNWLGENYDFNWGLTKLVKRGSGIHNGRLHRSLSQIQVRLFEEKEGLENIISTSSIIEGVNTSAENVIIWANRSGKGRARLNDFTYRNIMGRGGRMFRHFIGKIFILDQPPIEEKTQLDIPFPDEILGDLDEKKYRSSLTREQVAKIILYKEEMSEILGEESFKRLQSQNIFQSSDAELIKRIAIEMKTSPHEWNGLGFLNSFYTSKWDRMLYKIIKVQPGGWESEYKPFVEFVKILRNNWFKSIPELLRELEPYEIGVDDFFKLERKVTFKLASLMTDINILQKEILKDKNYDISRFITLASHGFLPTVVYQLEEFGMPRMISKKIHNYKIINFYDKELNIHNTIELFNKIGIEKILSINNLTTFDKYIIEYFYDGIRVNKKKSTN; translated from the coding sequence ATGGAAATATTTGAAGTTTGCAGAACAGTGAATGATTTTCTCTCTGAAAATAAAGAATCCGAAGCTCGAAACGAATTAATAAAACTTCTTGATCATCACGAGAAAGAAAACATTCCATACTCAGAGCTCGTTAATCATTTAATCAAAGAAACTGGATTATATCCATATTTAGATTTAGAAACTGCAAATTGGAAAGATCGATTTGTATATGAAGCATTTAAAGTTGACACAGGAGAAGAAGAAACACTTACACTTCACCGTGAACAATCTAATTTATTAAAGAAACTTATTAACGGAGAGAGTGTAGCTGTAAGTGCTCCAACAAGTTTCGGTAAAAGCTTCGTAATTGACGCTTACATTTCAATAAATAAGCCAGCAAATGTGGTTATTATCGTTCCAACAATAGCATTAACAGATGAAACAAGAAGAAGACTATATAAAAAATTTGCAAACGAATATAAAATAATAACAACTACAGAAGTTGAATTGGCAGATAAAAACATTTTCATTTTTCCTCAAGAACGAGCAATAAATTATGTTGACAAAATAAAAGAACTTGATATTTTAATAATTGATGAGTTCTATAAAGCAAGTTCAAATTTTGACAAAGAGCGATCTCCTACTCTTATAAAAGCAATTTTAAAATTAGGTAAAATTGCAAAACAAAGATATTTTCTAGCACCAAATATTAGTAATTTACAGAAGAATCCATTTACTGAGGGAATGGAATTTTACCCCCTTGATTTCAATACCGTTTACTTAGAGAAATTTGAATATTTCAATGAAATAAATAATGATGACGAATTAAAAAGTAAAAAACTTTTAGAAATATTAGAATTAAAATCAACAAAATCACTAATATACGCTGGAACATATACCAATATTGAAAAAGTATCTAACTTATTACTAACTAGTTCTGCTGAAAGAGACAGACCTATTTTAAATGATTTTTCCAACTGGCTTGGAGAAAACTATGATTTCAATTGGGGGCTAACAAAACTTGTAAAAAGAGGATCAGGAATTCATAACGGAAGGTTACATCGTTCATTAAGCCAAATACAAGTAAGGTTATTTGAAGAAAAAGAAGGATTAGAAAATATCATTTCAACTTCATCGATAATTGAAGGCGTTAATACATCTGCAGAAAATGTTATTATCTGGGCTAATAGAAGTGGTAAAGGTCGGGCAAGATTAAATGATTTTACATATAGAAACATAATGGGTCGAGGAGGCCGTATGTTCAGACATTTTATTGGAAAAATCTTTATTTTGGATCAACCTCCTATTGAAGAAAAAACACAATTAGACATCCCTTTTCCTGATGAAATTTTAGGTGATCTTGACGAAAAAAAATATAGAAGTTCATTAACTAGGGAGCAAGTGGCAAAGATAATACTTTACAAAGAAGAAATGTCTGAGATTCTTGGAGAAGAAAGTTTTAAAAGATTACAATCACAAAACATATTTCAATCAAGTGATGCTGAATTAATAAAAAGAATTGCAATTGAAATGAAAACAAGTCCGCATGAATGGAATGGTTTAGGTTTTTTAAACTCATTCTATACCTCAAAATGGGATAGAATGTTATACAAAATCATAAAAGTTCAACCTGGAGGCTGGGAATCTGAATACAAACCATTTGTCGAATTTGTTAAAATATTGAGAAACAATTGGTTTAAGTCTATTCCTGAATTATTAAGAGAATTGGAACCATATGAAATTGGAGTAGACGATTTTTTTAAATTAGAAAGAAAAGTAACATTTAAGTTAGCTTCATTAATGACGGATATTAATATCCTACAAAAAGAAATTTTAAAAGACAAAAATTATGATATATCAAGGTTTATAACATTAGCCTCTCATGGATTCTTACCTACTGTAGTTTATCAATTAGAAGAATTTGGCATGCCTCGAATGATATCTAAAAAAATCCATAATTATAAAATTATAAACTTTTATGATAAAGAATTAAACATTCATAACACAATTGAGCTATTCAATAAAATCGGCATTGAAAAAATACTCTCAATTAATAATTTAACAACTTTTGACAAATATATAATAGAATATTTTTACGATGGGATACGAGTAAACAAAAAAAAATCAACTAATTAA
- a CDS encoding DUF2188 domain-containing protein, translated as MAERKTYHVTKTEDGWKGELENGKRASVIGTTKEEVVQKTIEIAKNYDGNSNVIIHKKDGKFQEERTYPKSSDPSQTPG; from the coding sequence ATGGCAGAAAGAAAGACATATCATGTCACAAAAACAGAAGACGGCTGGAAAGGAGAACTTGAAAACGGTAAAAGAGCTTCAGTAATAGGAACTACTAAAGAAGAAGTTGTTCAAAAGACTATTGAAATTGCAAAAAATTATGATGGTAATTCAAATGTAATTATTCACAAAAAAGATGGTAAATTTCAAGAAGAAAGAACTTACCCAAAAAGTAGTGATCCATCTCAAACTCCAGGATAA
- the rseP gene encoding RIP metalloprotease RseP produces the protein MDIVIKLSQFLLSLSLLIILHELGHFIPAKLFKTRVEKFYLFFDVKYSLLKKKIGETEYGIGWLPLGGYVKISGMIDESMDKEQMALPPQPWEFRSKPAWQRLIIMLGGVTVNFILAFIIYIGMAFVYGDTYIANSDLKDGVFVDNPAMIKAGFKTGDKLVSIDGKKVENYDNSLNMNIIMAKQVLVERNGQQQTITIPNDFVDQLSKQEKGLLVSIRIPFAIGKVDDASPNQNLKAKDLILSLNGEKVKYFDEAKAILANNKGKTISAVVLRDLKETPITLKVTPEGTLGVFAGALDMKSLEKLGYYKISTKNYSFFESIPVGLEKGKDQLVGYGKQLKMIFNPETKAYKQVGGFAAIFNIFPSSWSWETFWSITALLSIMLGVMNLLPIPALDGGHVMFLLYEIISGRKPSDKFLENAQMVGFVLLIALLLFANGNDIYKAIMK, from the coding sequence ATGGATATAGTTATCAAACTCTCTCAATTTCTATTGAGTTTATCTTTACTTATTATTCTTCACGAATTAGGACATTTTATTCCTGCAAAATTATTTAAAACCAGAGTCGAAAAATTCTACTTATTTTTTGATGTTAAATATTCTCTATTAAAAAAGAAAATTGGCGAAACTGAATACGGAATCGGATGGTTACCGCTTGGAGGTTATGTAAAAATCTCTGGAATGATCGACGAAAGTATGGACAAAGAACAAATGGCTTTGCCTCCGCAACCGTGGGAATTTCGTTCTAAACCAGCTTGGCAGCGTTTGATCATTATGTTGGGTGGTGTTACGGTAAACTTTATTCTGGCATTCATTATATATATAGGTATGGCATTTGTTTATGGCGATACTTATATTGCAAATTCTGATTTGAAAGATGGTGTTTTTGTTGATAATCCAGCTATGATTAAAGCGGGTTTTAAAACTGGAGACAAACTAGTATCTATCGATGGGAAAAAAGTTGAGAACTACGACAATAGTTTAAACATGAATATTATCATGGCTAAACAGGTTTTGGTTGAAAGAAACGGACAACAACAAACTATTACTATACCAAATGATTTTGTTGATCAGTTATCTAAACAAGAAAAAGGTTTGCTAGTTAGTATTCGTATTCCTTTTGCAATTGGAAAAGTTGATGATGCATCTCCTAATCAAAATTTGAAAGCTAAAGATTTGATTCTTTCTCTTAATGGAGAAAAAGTAAAATATTTTGACGAAGCAAAAGCAATCTTAGCTAATAATAAAGGAAAAACAATTTCTGCTGTTGTTTTACGTGACTTAAAAGAAACGCCAATTACGCTTAAAGTTACTCCAGAAGGAACATTGGGTGTGTTTGCTGGTGCTTTAGACATGAAATCATTAGAGAAACTGGGTTACTACAAGATCAGTACTAAAAACTATAGCTTCTTTGAATCAATTCCGGTTGGACTAGAAAAAGGTAAGGATCAATTAGTAGGTTACGGAAAACAGCTTAAAATGATTTTTAATCCTGAAACTAAAGCTTACAAACAAGTTGGTGGTTTTGCGGCAATTTTTAACATTTTTCCAAGCTCTTGGAGCTGGGAAACGTTCTGGTCAATTACGGCTTTATTGTCAATTATGCTTGGAGTTATGAATTTATTGCCAATTCCGGCACTTGATGGTGGTCATGTGATGTTTTTATTATACGAAATAATTAGCGGCAGAAAACCGAGTGATAAATTCCTTGAAAATGCCCAAATGGTTGGTTTCGTTTTACTTATCGCACTCCTTTTGTTTGCTAACGGAAACGATATTTATAAAGCAATTATGAAGTAG
- a CDS encoding class IIb bacteriocin, lactobin A/cerein 7B family has product MELSLVNLEDLNLVELNAQEVQEIEGGIIPLVIAVFLLWGTHQAY; this is encoded by the coding sequence ATGGAATTATCATTAGTGAATTTAGAAGATTTGAATTTAGTAGAGCTTAATGCTCAGGAAGTACAGGAAATTGAGGGCGGGATTATCCCACTAGTAATTGCAGTTTTCTTATTGTGGGGAACGCACCAAGCTTATTAA